Part of the Geoalkalibacter ferrihydriticus DSM 17813 genome is shown below.
TATCCACCATGCAGGTGGTTTCGTCCATAACGACCAGGCCACCGGATCCCATCATCGCCCCGGCCTTGATCAGAGAGTCATAGTCGACCTCGGCGTCGATGGCTTCGCTGGGCAAACAACCACCCGAGGGCCCGCCGGCCTGCACTGCCTTGAACTTGCGGTTGTTGAGAATGCCCCCGCAGACATCATAGATGACTTCACGCACCGTGATGCCGGCAGGAACCTCGACCAGACCGGTATGCTTGACCTTGCCGGTGAGGGCGAAGATCTTGGTGCCCTTGGTACCCTCGGTGCCGATGGACGCAAACCAGTCGCCCCCGCGGTAGAAGATATAAGACACGTTGGCGAAGGTTTCGACGTTGTTGATGTTGGTGGGCTTGGTCCAGAGGCCGCGCACGGCGGGAAACGGCGGGCGCGGGCGCGGCATGCCGCGTTCGCCCTCGATGGAGGCCATCAGCGCGGTCTCCTCGCCGCAGACAAAGGCGCCGGCGCCGGCTTTGATGCGCAGATCAAAATCGAATCCCAGGCCCAGACAGTCCTTGCCGAGAAAGCCTTTTTCGTAACAGACATCTATAGCCTTCTGCAAACGCTTGATGGCCAGAGGATATTCAGCGCGCACATAAACATAGCCGCTCTCGGCGCCGATGGCATAAGAGGCGATCATCATCCCCTCGATCAAACCATAGGGATCGCCTTCGAGAATGGAGCGGTCCATGAACGCCCCGGGATCGCCCTCGTCCGCGTTGCAGATCAAATACTTGTCTTTGCCGGGAGATGCGGCGCAGAAACTCCACTTGACCCCCGTCGGAAAGCCCCCGCCCCCACGACCGCGCAGGCCGGATTTTTTCACCTCTTCAATGACCTCCTGCGGGGTCATGGTTACGGCTTTTTTTATGCCGGTAAAACCGTCATGAGCGAGGAACTCCTCAAGGCTCTCGGCATCGATGGTGCCGCAACGGGAAAACACCACCCGCATCTGCTTTTCAAGAAATTTCTGGTAGTAATTGCCGGCCTTTTTCTTCTCAACGATTTGGCCCTGCAGGATATGCTCTTCGACGAGTTGAGGAACCATTTCAGGCTTGACGAAGTCATAGGTTACGGCTTCCTGGCCGGGGATGACGATATCGACCAGCACGTCATTGGCGCATAGACCGCGGCAACCGGTCCCCACCAAAGTGCAGCGCTTGCCGACCTTGGCCTCAACACCGTGCTTTTCAAATTCAGCCCGAAAGGCTTCTTCCACCGGCTTGGCGCCGGCGGCAAGACCACCTGTTCCCTGGCAGATTAGAACCCTGATTTGCTCTTCGATCGCGGCCATATATCAATTCCCCGACGCATTAAATGGGTTGGCTTGAAGGAAACGCTCCGTCCTTAATCCATCGCCTGGTATTTGTGGACGACTTCTTCCATCTTTTTTACCGAGATGCTGCCGTAAGTGTCTTCATTGACCATGATGACCGGGGCCATGCCGCAGGCGCCGATACAGGCCACGTGCTCAACCGTGAACTTGAGATCTTCCGTGGTCTCCGCGTGCCCGACACCGAGAATCTGACTGAGGGTATCGGCAATACGCCCAGCCCCCTTGACGTGACAGGCAGTCCCCATGCACACACGGACAATATATTTGCCGCGTGGCTCGAGGTGAAACTGCGCATAGAAGGTCAGGACCCCGTAAATCTGGCTCGTATACACATTGAGACGCTCAGCGATCAAGTGAATGCAGGGCTCGGGCAGATACCCATACTCATCCTGCACTTCCTGCAGAACGGGCATCAGGGCGCCCTTCAATGTGAGGTACTTATCGATCACCTTGTTGGCAGGGCCAAGATCAATTTCCTCTTGTGCCACAGGCGCTTCAGCGTTACTCATGGAGAAACCCTTTCTGCGGTGATGGATAATTAACGGTCGATATCGCCAAGGACGATATCGAGGGTTCCAATAACTGCAACCACATCGGCGATCATCCGTCCCTGAACCATCTGCGGCAGAGCCTGAAGGTTCATGAAGGAAGGGGGCCGTATCTTCATACGATAAGGGCGACCGGAACCATCGGAAACCAGATAGAAACCCAACTCACCCTTGGGCGCCTCGATACTCTGATAGATCTCGCCGGCTTCGGGCTTGAAACCCTCGGTGACGATTTTGAAGTGATGGATAAGACCTTCAATGGTTTCTACCACATCCTTCTTCGGCGGCAAGCAAACTTTGGGCACATCGGCGAGGATCGGACCAGGCTTGAGCTTGTCCAAAGATTGAAGAACGATCTTGCAAGATTCGCGCATTTCGTCCAGCCGCACCTTGTAACGCGCCCAGGTATCGCATCCCTCGCTCACCGGAACCTTGAAATCATATTGCTCATATCCGCTATAGGGATGGTCGCGACGCAGATCCCAATCGACCCCAGACCCGCGCAGACTCGAGCCGGTAATGCCGATATCGAGAGCCGCCTCACCACTGATGACGCCAACCCCGCAGATACGCTTTTGCCAGATCTTGTTTCCGGTCAACAGGCCTTCATAGGTCTCGAGATGCTCGGGCATCTTCTCGACGAACTCGCGCACTTCCTTCTCGAAGCCATCCGGCAGATCCGCCGAGAGCCCGCCAACTCGAAAGTAGTTGGAGGTCATGCGTGCGCCCGAGATCTTCTCGTACAGGTCCATGATGTGCTCACGCTCACGGAAACAGTAGATGAACACGGTCATGGCACCGATATCCAGCGCGTGACAGGCGAGCCACACCAGATGGCTCTTGATGCGGGTCAACTCGGCAAGCATCACGCGGATGACCTTGGCGCGCTCAGGGATGACATCGGTGATGCCGAGCAGTTTCTCGACCGCCAGCACATAGCCGAGGTTGTTGGCCATGGGCGCGAGATAGTCGAGTCGGTCCGTCAGGGGAATGACCTGGTGGTAGGTGCGATATTCGGAGAGCTTTTCCACCCCGCGGTGCAGATAGCCGATATGCGGAGTGGTCTTGACGACGTGTTCGCCGTCAAGCTCCAGAACGAGCCGCAACACCCCGTGAGTAGAAGGGTGCTGGGGCCCCATATTTATGGTCATGGTTTCGGTTGTCGCTGCCATGGCGTGCCTCGTTCCTTTGGGGTTTCTCGATTGGGTTCCCGTCAGACTTCCCGACCCTGATAGGACTCGCGATCAGGGCCCTGCAACGGATAGTCCTTACGCAGTGGGTGGCCGACCCAATCGTCAGTCATGAGGATGCGGCGCAAATCGGGATGGTTATTAAAAGAAATACCCATGAGATCCCAACATTCACGCTCCGGCCAGTTGGCCGCGCCCCACACGCTGCAGACCGAATCGATGCGCGGATCAGCCTCGGCCACGGGTGCCTTGAGGCGCAGCCGCTGCTTGGCCTTCATGTTGTAGATGTTGTAAACCACCTGAAAGCGCGGCCCAGCCCCGCCCATGGCGAGGAGATCCACACCGCACAGGTCGGCAAGCATGTTAAAGCCGAGGTCATTCTTACAAAAGGCACAGATCGCCAGAATGTCCTCTGCCCGCACTGTCAGCGTAACCTCCCCCCGGTACTCCTTAACCTCGAGCACGGAGGACGAAAATTTTCCCTTGAGTTTTTCTACTGCGGCCTGATCGGTCATCCTTCTATCCTCATCACAAGGTTTCCGAACCCAAAATTCAGCCAGGAATCAAGCGTCCCTGACAACCTCGCCCAACCCGATGGCGGCTCCGAAAGTGTTGCGCTCCTTCATGATCTTTTCCTGAAGCTTTAGCAGACCATAAAGAAGCCCCTCGGGACGGGGAGGACAACCGGGGATGTAAACATCGACGGGCAGGGCTTCGTCGACACCCTGCACGGTACTGTAGGTATCGAAAACACCGCCGGAACACGCGCAGGCGCCCATGGCAATGACATAACGCGGCTCGGGCATCTGGTCGTAAACCGTCTGAATCACCGGCAGCATCTTCTTTGTGACCGTACCCGCAATGACGATCAGATCCGCCTGCCGCGGCGATGCGCGAAACAACACGCCGAAACGGTCAAGGTCAAAGCGCGCCGCACCCGTAGCCATCATCTCGATGGCGCAACAGGCAAGGCCGAAGGTCATCGGCCAAAGAGAACGGGACCGGGACCAGTTGACGACCTTGTCCAGACTGGTGGTGACAAAACTGCTTCCCAGAGGCTGATCTACTCCCATTCCAGTGCTCCTTTTTTCCAGTCATAAATGAAGCCGACAATGAGGACGAAGACAAAAACCCCCATGACCGCGGCGCCATAAAGACCCAACTGCTTAAAAACCACCGCCCAGGGGTAAAGAAAGACCATCTCGAGATCAAACACGATAAAGGCCACCGCCACCAGATAGAACTTGATCGAGACACGCTCCCGCGCAGAACCCACAGGCGGCAAGCCGCACTCATAGGGAGCAAACTTGACCGGGCTCGGATTGCGCTTCTTCATTCCGATCAAGCCGGAGAAAATCACCGACCCAAGAGCGAAAGCCAGGGCAATCCCGATAAGGACGAGAATCGGCAGATAAGCGTCAAGCATAGGGCGACTCCTCCCAACGTTGTTTTATTACGACTCCCTAATGGGCCCGGATGCCGTTTACGGCTCAGGCCAAGGCAAGGTAGGACAAAAGCCATTTCTTGTCAAGGAAAAAATACAGTATACTGTATGCACTTTAAGCCAGCTAAATCACCTGTTAAAACAGTTGTTTATCCATACACCGAGAGGCTTTCGAGACAACCCTTCACGGACCAGATCCGGGGCTCGAGACACTCTTGTGGGTCGCCTAAGAGAGCGGGCTTAAAGGAGATTTTGTGCTTTGCGCGACTGTGCGCCATACGGGATCCTCTTTGTGCAGTCGCACACTTGAATGGCGCCACCCCTTTTGCCCGCCCCCGACACAGACATAAGGTAAACACTCTTGATCTTTCCCTTGCGCCTCCGGCACAATCAGGACCAATCAATTAAACCGTCGGCCTGCTACGGCAGCCGCTCTCAAGAATCGGGATACCCATGCTCCGTTTTGAAGAAGCCCGCCGTCTCATTCTCACCCACACCAGCCCCCTGGACACTGAGCGCATCTCTCTGTTTACCGCTGGAGGACGAGTTCTCGCCGAAGAGATCCGCGCGCCCTGGGATCTACCACCTTGGGACAACTCGGCCATGGATGGCTATGCGGTTCGTCTGGCGGACTGCGCCCCGGGACGGCGCTTGCCGGTGAGAGGCTATCTGCCCGCCGGTGCCGTTCCCGGAGCGGCCCTCGCCCCGGGTGCCGCGGCAAAAATCATGACCGGTGCGCCCCTTCCCGCCGAGGCCGACACCATCGTCCCTTTTGAACAGGCCGATGAACAAGACGGCCAGGTAAGCTTTAGCTCCACCCCCCAGGCAGGTGCGCACATTCGCCGGCGCGCCGAGGATCTCCGCAGCGGCGACCTGGTAATTCCCGCCGGAACACCCTTGCGTCCCGCTGAAATCGGCATGCTCGCAACATTCGGCAAAATTCTCATTCCGGTTTTTCGCCGGGCACGCATCGCGGTGCTGTCCACCGGCGACGAACTGGTTGAGCCCGGAGATCAGCTCGGCGAGGGACGCATCATCAACAGCAATGCCCTGGCCATCGCCGCCGCCCTGAGTGAACTGGGCGCCGAACCCGTGCTCCTCGGCATTGCGCGCGACAATCGCGAAAGCCACCTGCAGCTGCTCGGCGAGGGCCTGAAGGCCGACGCCCTCATCACCTCGGCCGGAATCTCCACCGGCGATCGCGACCTGGTTCGCGAGGTGCTCCTTGAACTGGGCGCGACCGAAATATTCTATAAAATCAACATCAAGCCCGGGCGCCCCACGGCATTTCTGCGCTTTGGAGCCAAACCCGTATTTTGCCTGCCAGGCAATCCCGTGGCGACCTTGATCACCTTCGAGGAACTGGTTAAACCGGCGGTGCTCAGGATGATGGGACATCACCGGGCCATACAGCCCTTTATCAAAGGCACGCTGCGCGAAGATGTCCGCAAGAAACCAGGTCGCGGCCAGTTCTTGCGGGTCGCCCTGGAGATTCGCGACGGGCGTATCCTGGTCAGCACCAGCGGCGACCAGAATACCGGAATCCTGCGCACCCTGGTGCGCGCCGGCGGCCTGGTCTACCTGGCGCCCGAGGCCACGCATCTGCCGGCCGGCAGCGAAGTCGACGTGCATCTTCTCGGAACCCCGCGGGAGGCCCTCGACGAGCAGGCTTGAGCGAGCCGGACAACCCGGCCTTTCAAGCTCGCGAGCGAGCAGATTCTATGCGGTTCATGCCCGCCAGTAAAAAACCCAGAGTGATAAAGGCGCCCGGCGGCAGAATCATCAGGAGAAAGGGTTGATAGCCTCCACCCAGCAGGGTAACGCCGAGCAGAGTTCCGGCACCGAACAGCTCACGCACCGCGCCGAGAATAAACAGAGCCAGGGTAAAGCCCAAACCCATGCCGACACCATCGATCACCGCCGCACGCAGGGGATTTTTCGAGGCAAAGGCTTCGGCGCGCCCGAGAATCAGGCAGTTGGCCACGATCAGGGGGATGAAAATCCCCAAAGCCTTGTGCAGATCGTACATATAGGCTTCCATGGCCAGCTGCACCAAGGTAACGAAGGACGCTATCACGACAATGAAGGCCGGAATGCGCACCTTGCCGGGAATCACCTTGCGCAACAACGACACCACGATGTTGGAGCACAACAGCACAAATGTGGTCGCAAGCCCCATTCCCAGACCGTTTTCCGCACTGGTGGTAACGGCAAGCACCGGACACAGGCCGAGCAGCAGCTTGAAAACGGGATTTTCACGCCACAGCCCGCGGGTAAAAACGGCCTTCAACATCAGGATCCCCCTTGTGGCGCTGAGGCAAGGATTTTTTCCCGCTCGGCACGAAAAAACTCCAGCCCATCGAGCACCGCGCCCACCACGGCCCGCGCCGAAATAGTCGCTCCAGTCAACTGATCAAAGTCGCCGCCATCTTTTTTCACCGACCAGCGTACGTTGTCCCGCGTCTTGCCGACGAACTGTTTCCTGAACCAGTCATCTTCGATCTTGTCCCCCAGTCCCGGGGTCTCGGCATGATGCAGGATGGCGATGCCGGACACCTTGGCCTCGGGCGCGACCCCTACCATAATGTGGATGTTGCCGCTATACCCATCCGGCGCAACCACCACGAAAGCCACCCCGCTGATTTCACCCTCCAGGCGCCCCCGGTAGAAGGTTCGCTCCAGAGGGGCGCCCCTGCGGTCACGGCCGACCTCCAGGGTGACGACGTCCTGGTCGGGTTGGTTGTCAAACGTCGGCAAAACCTCGCGCAGCGCCCGCAGGGTCTCCTGCCGGCGCTGTTCGGCGATGGGCTCGCGGGTCACCTGCTCCGCCAGAGAGAGGACCAACCCGGCACCGCTGGTGATCAGAGTGAGAACCAATGCAAGACGAAAAATATCTTTCATGGAATGCTGCCTCTATGCCTGAGCCTTGGCCGCACCATGGCCGAAGACGCGCGGCCGCGTATAGCGGTCGATAAGCGGGGTGGCTGCATTCATGAGCAGAATGGCGAAGGAAACCCCCTCGGGATAGCCGCCGAACAGCCGGATCAATACCGTGAGCAGGCCGCAACCCACCCCGAAAAGCGCCATTCCCCAAGGCGTAACGGGGGAAGTCACCATATCGGTGGCCATGAAAAACACCCCAAGGATGAGGCCTCCGGTTAATAAGTGGAACAGGGGACTGGGGTAGCGCGACGGATCGATCAGCCAGAAAATCCCCGAGAGCAGTACGACGCTGCCGATAAAACTCAAGGGAATGTGCCAGGTGATAATCCGCTTCCAGAACAAAAAAGCGGCGCCCAACAGCAATGCCAGTGCGGAAACCTCGCCGAGACATCCGCCCATATTGCCGAGAACGTAATTAAGGGTGTTTTGCTGCAAGGCTGCGGGGAGTTCGCCGGTGAGCATCACCGCGCTTTGCATTTCGCCCAGGGGAGTGGCCGTAGTCACCACATCCAGCCCTGAGCCCCAGGGTGTCGGCGCACTCCAGGTGGTCATCTGCACGGGAAAGGAAATCAGCAAAACCACCCGCGCCACCAGGGCCGGGTTGAAAGGATTATGCCCAAGCCCGCCAAAAACCTGTTTGCCGATGACGATGGCGATGACCGCCCCGATGAGCACCAGCCACCAGGGACTGGAGGGCGGCAGATTGAGAGCCAGCAGGATGCCGGTCAGAGCAGCGCTGCCGTCGCGCCAGGTGAAGGGCCGCCCCATGAGTTTTTGGCAACACACCTCCGTCAGGACGCAGGTCAGTGTACATAGAGCCAGAACTCGCAGCGCCGGCAGACCGAAAAGGTAGACGGCCACGGCGCACGCCGGCAGCAAGGCATAGATGACCGCGCGCATGATCTGCTCGGTGTCCTGCTTCGCGCGAAGGTGGGGCGATGAGGAGATATAGAGTTTCTGGTCCACGTCAGTGTTTCTTTCTCTTGGCCGAGATCGACGCCTTGGCATGACGGATGGACTGCACCAGCGGAATGGCAGACGGGCAGATGTAGGCGCAACTGCCGCATTCGATACAGTCCATGGCGTTAAACGCCCGTGCCTCAGACATCCTGTCGAGACGGGCATAGGCGGCAATTGTGGTAGGGGCAAGACGCGCTGGACAAACCTGCAGGCAGCGCCCGCAGCGGATACAGGGCCCCTCGGGCCGCACGGCAAGATCTTCTTCGCGCAACACCAGAACGCCGGAGGTCCCGCACACTGCGGGCACATCGAGTCCAAGCTGCGCCGTTCCCATCATCGGCCCGCCGACGATGATCTTGGCGGGCACCCCCTTGAGGCCGCCGCAACAGGCGATTAAGTGCGAAAGGGGCGTGCCGATACGGACCCGCAGGTTTTTCGCCTCGGCCACCCCGGGTCCGGTTACGGTAAGAACACGCTCGATCAAAGGTCGGCCACTGCTCAGAGCTGCGGCCGCCGCCTCCGCGGTACCGACATTCTGTACCAGCGCTCCGACATCCATGGGCAAACCGCCACTGGGCACCTCGCGCCCGGTCAT
Proteins encoded:
- the nuoE gene encoding NADH-quinone oxidoreductase subunit NuoE — its product is MSNAEAPVAQEEIDLGPANKVIDKYLTLKGALMPVLQEVQDEYGYLPEPCIHLIAERLNVYTSQIYGVLTFYAQFHLEPRGKYIVRVCMGTACHVKGAGRIADTLSQILGVGHAETTEDLKFTVEHVACIGACGMAPVIMVNEDTYGSISVKKMEEVVHKYQAMD
- the nuoD gene encoding NADH dehydrogenase (quinone) subunit D: MAATTETMTINMGPQHPSTHGVLRLVLELDGEHVVKTTPHIGYLHRGVEKLSEYRTYHQVIPLTDRLDYLAPMANNLGYVLAVEKLLGITDVIPERAKVIRVMLAELTRIKSHLVWLACHALDIGAMTVFIYCFREREHIMDLYEKISGARMTSNYFRVGGLSADLPDGFEKEVREFVEKMPEHLETYEGLLTGNKIWQKRICGVGVISGEAALDIGITGSSLRGSGVDWDLRRDHPYSGYEQYDFKVPVSEGCDTWARYKVRLDEMRESCKIVLQSLDKLKPGPILADVPKVCLPPKKDVVETIEGLIHHFKIVTEGFKPEAGEIYQSIEAPKGELGFYLVSDGSGRPYRMKIRPPSFMNLQALPQMVQGRMIADVVAVIGTLDIVLGDIDR
- the glp gene encoding gephyrin-like molybdotransferase Glp; protein product: MLRFEEARRLILTHTSPLDTERISLFTAGGRVLAEEIRAPWDLPPWDNSAMDGYAVRLADCAPGRRLPVRGYLPAGAVPGAALAPGAAAKIMTGAPLPAEADTIVPFEQADEQDGQVSFSSTPQAGAHIRRRAEDLRSGDLVIPAGTPLRPAEIGMLATFGKILIPVFRRARIAVLSTGDELVEPGDQLGEGRIINSNALAIAAALSELGAEPVLLGIARDNRESHLQLLGEGLKADALITSAGISTGDRDLVREVLLELGATEIFYKINIKPGRPTAFLRFGAKPVFCLPGNPVATLITFEELVKPAVLRMMGHHRAIQPFIKGTLREDVRKKPGRGQFLRVALEIRDGRILVSTSGDQNTGILRTLVRAGGLVYLAPEATHLPAGSEVDVHLLGTPREALDEQA
- a CDS encoding RnfABCDGE type electron transport complex subunit D, with the translated sequence MDQKLYISSSPHLRAKQDTEQIMRAVIYALLPACAVAVYLFGLPALRVLALCTLTCVLTEVCCQKLMGRPFTWRDGSAALTGILLALNLPPSSPWWLVLIGAVIAIVIGKQVFGGLGHNPFNPALVARVVLLISFPVQMTTWSAPTPWGSGLDVVTTATPLGEMQSAVMLTGELPAALQQNTLNYVLGNMGGCLGEVSALALLLGAAFLFWKRIITWHIPLSFIGSVVLLSGIFWLIDPSRYPSPLFHLLTGGLILGVFFMATDMVTSPVTPWGMALFGVGCGLLTVLIRLFGGYPEGVSFAILLMNAATPLIDRYTRPRVFGHGAAKAQA
- a CDS encoding NADH-quinone oxidoreductase subunit A, which gives rise to MLDAYLPILVLIGIALAFALGSVIFSGLIGMKKRNPSPVKFAPYECGLPPVGSARERVSIKFYLVAVAFIVFDLEMVFLYPWAVVFKQLGLYGAAVMGVFVFVLIVGFIYDWKKGALEWE
- a CDS encoding NADH-quinone oxidoreductase subunit C, giving the protein MTDQAAVEKLKGKFSSSVLEVKEYRGEVTLTVRAEDILAICAFCKNDLGFNMLADLCGVDLLAMGGAGPRFQVVYNIYNMKAKQRLRLKAPVAEADPRIDSVCSVWGAANWPERECWDLMGISFNNHPDLRRILMTDDWVGHPLRKDYPLQGPDRESYQGREV
- a CDS encoding NADH-quinone oxidoreductase subunit B, translating into MGVDQPLGSSFVTTSLDKVVNWSRSRSLWPMTFGLACCAIEMMATGAARFDLDRFGVLFRASPRQADLIVIAGTVTKKMLPVIQTVYDQMPEPRYVIAMGACACSGGVFDTYSTVQGVDEALPVDVYIPGCPPRPEGLLYGLLKLQEKIMKERNTFGAAIGLGEVVRDA
- the nuoF gene encoding NADH-quinone oxidoreductase subunit NuoF, with the translated sequence MAAIEEQIRVLICQGTGGLAAGAKPVEEAFRAEFEKHGVEAKVGKRCTLVGTGCRGLCANDVLVDIVIPGQEAVTYDFVKPEMVPQLVEEHILQGQIVEKKKAGNYYQKFLEKQMRVVFSRCGTIDAESLEEFLAHDGFTGIKKAVTMTPQEVIEEVKKSGLRGRGGGGFPTGVKWSFCAASPGKDKYLICNADEGDPGAFMDRSILEGDPYGLIEGMMIASYAIGAESGYVYVRAEYPLAIKRLQKAIDVCYEKGFLGKDCLGLGFDFDLRIKAGAGAFVCGEETALMASIEGERGMPRPRPPFPAVRGLWTKPTNINNVETFANVSYIFYRGGDWFASIGTEGTKGTKIFALTGKVKHTGLVEVPAGITVREVIYDVCGGILNNRKFKAVQAGGPSGGCLPSEAIDAEVDYDSLIKAGAMMGSGGLVVMDETTCMVDIARFFLNFTRAESCGKCVPCRIGLKIMLDILERITEGKGREGDIELLEDMCQDIKKASLCGLGQTAPNPVLSTIRYFRHEYEAHIHHQRCPSNSCKALLKFEVVDAACKKCGLCYKICPVDAVRWEKGQLAVIDKEKCTKCTSCYDACRFMAIE
- the rsxE gene encoding electron transport complex subunit RsxE codes for the protein MLKAVFTRGLWRENPVFKLLLGLCPVLAVTTSAENGLGMGLATTFVLLCSNIVVSLLRKVIPGKVRIPAFIVVIASFVTLVQLAMEAYMYDLHKALGIFIPLIVANCLILGRAEAFASKNPLRAAVIDGVGMGLGFTLALFILGAVRELFGAGTLLGVTLLGGGYQPFLLMILPPGAFITLGFLLAGMNRIESARSRA
- a CDS encoding RnfABCDGE type electron transport complex subunit G; its protein translation is MKDIFRLALVLTLITSGAGLVLSLAEQVTREPIAEQRRQETLRALREVLPTFDNQPDQDVVTLEVGRDRRGAPLERTFYRGRLEGEISGVAFVVVAPDGYSGNIHIMVGVAPEAKVSGIAILHHAETPGLGDKIEDDWFRKQFVGKTRDNVRWSVKKDGGDFDQLTGATISARAVVGAVLDGLEFFRAEREKILASAPQGGS